From Phyllopteryx taeniolatus isolate TA_2022b chromosome 18, UOR_Ptae_1.2, whole genome shotgun sequence, the proteins below share one genomic window:
- the stum gene encoding protein stum homolog, with the protein MAQKEGTVAGDNLGAKGVPVGPAPGTVAGGVVVAVREKKGTLRAAIPTMPFPLAVVCLFLNTFIPGLGTFISAFTVLCGARSELAAQRGVCCVFWLNVAAALIQVATAVIMVGWIMSIFWGMDMVILASYRDQDVPQDI; encoded by the exons ATGGCACAGAAGGAGGGGACCGTCGCAGGGGACAACTTGGGGGCCAAAGGCGTCCCCGTCGGCCCCGCGCCGGGGACCGTCGCGGGCGGCGTGGTGGTGGCCGTCCGCGAGAAGAAGGGAACCCTTAGGGCCGCCATACCCACAATGCCTTTCCCTCTGGCGGTCGTCTGCCTCTTCCTCAACACCTTCATACCCGGACTAG GTACCTTCATCTCAGCTTTCACGGTGCTGTGCGGCGCCCGCAGCGAGCTGGCGGCCCAGCGCGGCGTCTGTTGCGTCTTTTGGCTCAACGTGgcggcggcgctcatccaggTGGCGACGGCCGTCATCATGGTGGGCTGGATCATGAGCATCTTCTGGGGCATGGACATGGTCATCCTCGCAA GCTACAGAGATCAGGACGTCCCGCAGGACATCTGA